A stretch of the Gemmatimonadota bacterium genome encodes the following:
- a CDS encoding PQQ-binding-like beta-propeller repeat protein: MWWLLAFLLLGGGCARPLRPLPTGLPEGAWPTVLGDVRRAGHAGERAPDAVEEAWRVEVGRGLLSPLLVKGPVLLAAGNRIVAALSAETGEHFWERRMDGPVTGGLVWRGERLFLAQEQREGKALALELQSGGRLWARVVGSTPFPPLLVGDAVYLGTEGGNLFALDTRNGEELWKTKLAAAASTPIPYQESLLLPTTADTLYLLDRPTGRVAARAPLPASVSAAPALLEDTLYLPLHSGEVLALLLPGLVEVWRAPFGAPILAAPAVAADGSLYVLTRSAEVWRVPRGGRAGERIASLGGAARAALTLAQDRLLVGRLDGQLFLLRSDGTTVWKQDFEDSIVAPVTVQNGAIYVPLLRGTIVKLKEPAS, encoded by the coding sequence TTGTGGTGGTTACTGGCTTTTCTGCTCCTCGGCGGGGGCTGCGCCCGGCCGCTCCGGCCCCTGCCCACCGGGCTGCCTGAGGGCGCCTGGCCCACGGTGCTCGGCGACGTGCGGCGCGCTGGCCACGCCGGCGAGCGGGCGCCCGACGCGGTCGAGGAAGCCTGGCGCGTCGAGGTCGGGCGCGGCCTGCTCTCGCCGCTTTTGGTGAAAGGGCCCGTCCTGCTCGCCGCCGGGAACCGCATTGTCGCGGCCCTCTCCGCCGAAACGGGCGAGCACTTCTGGGAGCGCAGGATGGACGGGCCGGTCACGGGTGGGTTGGTCTGGCGCGGCGAGCGGCTCTTCCTCGCGCAGGAGCAAAGAGAGGGGAAGGCCCTGGCCCTCGAGCTGCAGAGTGGCGGGCGGCTTTGGGCGCGCGTGGTCGGCTCGACGCCCTTCCCGCCGCTCCTGGTAGGCGACGCTGTCTATCTGGGCACCGAGGGCGGGAACCTTTTCGCGCTCGACACGCGTAATGGAGAGGAGCTGTGGAAGACCAAACTCGCCGCAGCGGCCTCGACTCCCATCCCCTATCAGGAGAGTCTCTTGCTGCCGACGACGGCAGACACGCTCTACCTCCTCGATCGGCCAACCGGCCGGGTCGCGGCGCGCGCGCCCTTGCCCGCCAGCGTCTCCGCCGCTCCCGCGTTGCTCGAGGATACACTCTACCTGCCGCTGCACTCGGGCGAGGTGCTGGCACTGCTCCTGCCAGGACTGGTCGAGGTGTGGCGCGCGCCCTTCGGCGCGCCGATCCTGGCCGCGCCCGCCGTGGCAGCGGACGGATCGCTTTACGTCCTTACCCGCTCCGCCGAGGTCTGGCGCGTTCCACGCGGCGGCCGCGCAGGCGAGAGGATCGCCAGCCTGGGCGGCGCCGCCCGAGCGGCCCTGACACTGGCGCAGGACCGGCTGCTGGTCGGGCGGCTCGACGGGCAGCTCTTCCTGTTGCGGAGCGATGGGACGACCGTGTGGAAACAGGACTTCGAAGACTCGATTGTCGCGCCCGTTACCGTGCAGAACGGCGCCATCTACGTGCCCCTGCTGCGCGGGACGATCGTGAAGCTGAAGGAGCCCGCATCATGA